A stretch of Plesiomonas shigelloides DNA encodes these proteins:
- the gspF gene encoding type II secretion system inner membrane protein GspF, whose translation MSVFQYQAVNLQGKRHKGLIEADSARQARQLLREQGLLAESVHETRSAADNPASAHTLRWQRGISASELALLTRQLATLVQAAMPLEECLRAVAEQCEKNRLKSLMLAVRTQVLEGHTLADSLRAYPLVFDELFCAMVAAGEKAGHLDAVLSRLADYTEQRQYMKGKLLQAMIYPLVLTVVAIGVIAILLASVVPKVVAQFDHLGQALPHSTQLLIALSDGVRDYGLWLVGALLVLGVLVQRLLRQPALRLRWDRFWLRLPLLGKVSRGLNTARFARTLSILSSSSVPLLEGMQIAASVASNRYVRSQILTAAERVREGSSLRAALGSSGLFPPMMLHMIASGERSGELEPMLLRAADNQDREFEALVTLALGIFEPMLIVSMAGVVLFIVVAILQPMLQLNNMVGL comes from the coding sequence GTGAGCGTCTTTCAGTATCAAGCGGTGAACTTACAGGGTAAACGCCACAAAGGATTGATTGAGGCCGACTCGGCGCGCCAAGCCCGGCAGCTGCTGCGCGAGCAAGGCTTGCTGGCCGAAAGCGTACATGAAACGCGCTCTGCAGCCGACAATCCGGCCAGCGCACATACCCTGCGTTGGCAGCGAGGGATCAGCGCATCGGAGTTGGCGTTGCTGACACGTCAATTGGCCACCTTGGTGCAAGCGGCGATGCCACTGGAAGAGTGTTTGCGCGCCGTGGCCGAACAGTGTGAGAAAAACCGCCTAAAAAGCCTGATGTTGGCGGTACGCACCCAAGTGCTGGAAGGGCATACCTTAGCTGATAGTTTGCGCGCCTATCCACTCGTCTTTGATGAGCTGTTTTGCGCCATGGTGGCGGCCGGTGAAAAAGCCGGTCACTTGGATGCGGTGTTGAGTCGGCTGGCCGATTACACCGAGCAGCGCCAGTACATGAAAGGCAAATTGCTGCAGGCGATGATCTACCCACTGGTGTTGACGGTGGTGGCCATTGGCGTGATTGCCATTTTGTTGGCCTCGGTGGTGCCGAAAGTGGTGGCGCAGTTTGATCATCTCGGGCAAGCCTTACCACACAGTACCCAACTGTTGATTGCGCTGAGTGACGGGGTACGCGATTACGGGCTGTGGCTGGTCGGGGCGCTGTTAGTGCTGGGCGTGCTGGTGCAGCGGTTGTTACGCCAACCGGCGCTGCGTTTGCGATGGGATAGGTTTTGGCTGCGTTTACCGCTGCTGGGCAAAGTCAGTCGCGGTCTGAATACCGCCCGTTTTGCCCGCACCTTGAGTATTTTGTCGTCCAGCAGTGTGCCGCTGCTGGAAGGAATGCAGATTGCTGCCAGTGTGGCGTCTAACCGCTATGTTCGCAGCCAGATTTTAACCGCCGCTGAACGGGTACGGGAGGGCAGCAGTTTACGCGCGGCCCTCGGCAGTAGTGGCCTGTTTCCCCCCATGATGTTGCACATGATTGCCTCAGGGGAGCGCAGTGGTGAGCTAGAGCCGATGCTGCTGCGCGCGGCAGATAATCAGGATCGGGAATTCGAAGCGCTAGTCACGTTGGCGCTCGGTATTTTTGAGCCGATGCTGATTGTCAGCATGGCGGGGGTGGTGCTGTTTATTGTGGTGGCAATTTTGCAGCCAATGCTGCAGCTCAACAACATGGTCGGGCTGTAA
- the gspJ gene encoding type II secretion system minor pseudopilin GspJ, with protein MTTSQQYACSSRRRPPLRRVSQLGFTLLELLVAIAVFALLSLGIYQVVDGVRRADQTSAALTERMNNMQRAMQLLHNDFTQVVARRQRSDGLSRTPLLIVGDGFLQSQGDGWLLIRTGVANPQMLLPRGHLQRVAYRLLDGQLQRLSWPFADMPADSEPQIRTLLSEVEGLQLMVYHDGQWQRQWQNPDVLPNAVRLRLTVRGWGELERVWLLPAAPILPSDNGAPEGDTNGGSESGGSG; from the coding sequence ATGACGACCAGCCAGCAGTACGCCTGCTCCAGCCGCCGGCGGCCACCTCTACGCCGAGTCAGTCAGCTGGGTTTTACTTTGCTGGAGTTGCTGGTGGCTATTGCGGTGTTTGCGTTACTGAGTTTAGGGATTTATCAGGTGGTTGATGGGGTACGCCGCGCCGATCAGACGAGCGCTGCGCTGACCGAGCGGATGAACAACATGCAGCGTGCCATGCAATTGCTGCATAACGACTTTACTCAAGTTGTGGCGCGCCGCCAGCGCAGTGATGGGTTAAGTCGCACGCCACTACTGATCGTCGGCGACGGGTTCTTACAATCGCAAGGTGATGGCTGGTTGCTGATCCGCACTGGCGTTGCCAACCCGCAGATGCTACTGCCACGCGGACATCTTCAGCGCGTGGCTTATCGCTTGCTGGACGGGCAATTGCAACGTTTAAGCTGGCCCTTTGCCGACATGCCCGCAGACAGCGAGCCACAGATCCGCACTTTGCTCAGCGAGGTGGAAGGGCTGCAGCTGATGGTCTATCACGACGGCCAATGGCAGCGGCAGTGGCAAAATCCGGATGTGTTGCCCAATGCGGTGCGCCTGCGTTTAACGGTTCGCGGCTGGGGAGAGTTGGAGCGCGTGTGGCTATTGCCCGCAGCACCTATTCTGCCGAGTGATAATGGTGCGCCAGAGGGCGACACTAATGGCGGTAGCGAGAGTGGGGGCAGTGGATGA
- the gspL gene encoding type II secretion system protein GspL — MSEVLLLRVIPGASPRLCWWQAQPAVGEIRARGESASFAALAETQPSLLALPLWLLLPGQWFSVCACRLPPARGRQLARLLPALLEDELAQDIETLHFSLLPRQHDSGHVAVIERNVLRQWYEAAITSGFNLQALWPDWLALPSPSATPEPNLAATLAATSVSSSATLQYASTPVTLTVLSSSHGLLARRYDPQHPHDWQGCSADPLLAAPFLTALSALSTPSSSASTVLDVAKDVEDLAAASAQLPEHVIARAKAPETKPDVALKVVWYGLAASAEQLSALGLRGPLPKQVNNDEGALLLRGASALHQLQRHGILGGEFAPRSAQARQWRQWRSIAAALAMLALLLLGEQGVRWWQLTQAADQAATQAEQAYRALFPQQTRRVNMRAQLNAVLRQMRGQPPLQGLVPYLRKVALALQDPALSRQPLQVKSLQYQRDQQSLRLQVQAAGFAELEQLRSVLGRYFQVEQGALSRDGAGVAGSLVLRDRSVQNQSAAAERQARAEPRISTAQ; from the coding sequence ATGAGTGAGGTATTGCTGCTGCGCGTGATCCCCGGCGCATCGCCACGCTTGTGTTGGTGGCAAGCACAACCGGCCGTGGGCGAGATCCGTGCGCGTGGCGAAAGTGCGTCTTTTGCCGCGTTAGCGGAGACGCAGCCGAGTTTGCTGGCTTTACCGCTGTGGTTATTGCTGCCGGGGCAGTGGTTTAGTGTCTGCGCTTGTCGTTTGCCGCCCGCGCGTGGTCGACAATTAGCGCGTTTATTACCGGCGTTGCTAGAAGATGAGTTGGCGCAGGATATTGAGACGCTGCATTTTTCTTTATTGCCGCGTCAGCATGACAGTGGGCATGTGGCGGTTATTGAACGCAACGTGCTGCGTCAGTGGTATGAGGCCGCGATAACGAGTGGCTTTAATCTGCAAGCGCTGTGGCCTGACTGGCTGGCGTTGCCGAGCCCATCTGCCACGCCCGAGCCCAATTTGGCAGCAACGTTGGCTGCAACGTCGGTATCAAGCAGCGCAACGCTCCAATATGCCTCTACTCCCGTGACTCTTACGGTTTTGAGTAGTTCCCATGGGCTATTGGCGCGCCGTTATGATCCGCAGCATCCCCACGATTGGCAAGGATGCAGTGCTGACCCCCTGCTGGCAGCGCCTTTTTTAACTGCGCTTAGCGCGCTGTCTACGCCATCCTCATCAGCCTCTACTGTTTTAGATGTGGCCAAGGATGTGGAGGACTTAGCGGCCGCCTCTGCGCAGCTGCCAGAACATGTTATCGCGCGAGCTAAAGCGCCCGAAACAAAACCCGATGTGGCGCTGAAGGTTGTCTGGTATGGCTTAGCGGCGAGCGCTGAGCAGCTATCGGCATTAGGGTTGCGTGGGCCATTGCCAAAGCAGGTGAATAACGATGAAGGCGCGTTGCTGCTACGTGGGGCGAGTGCATTACATCAGCTGCAGCGTCATGGAATATTGGGCGGTGAGTTTGCACCGCGCAGTGCGCAGGCGCGCCAGTGGCGGCAATGGCGCAGTATCGCGGCGGCACTGGCGATGTTGGCGCTCTTGCTACTCGGTGAGCAAGGCGTGCGCTGGTGGCAGCTAACCCAAGCCGCCGATCAGGCTGCCACACAAGCCGAGCAGGCATACCGTGCGTTATTCCCGCAGCAGACGCGGCGCGTCAATATGCGCGCTCAGCTCAATGCCGTGCTACGCCAGATGCGCGGTCAGCCGCCGTTGCAAGGGCTGGTGCCCTATTTGCGCAAAGTGGCGTTGGCGCTGCAAGACCCTGCGCTGAGTCGCCAGCCGTTACAGGTGAAAAGTTTGCAATACCAACGCGATCAGCAAAGTTTGCGTTTGCAGGTGCAAGCGGCCGGGTTTGCGGAGTTGGAGCAGCTGCGCAGCGTCTTGGGGCGCTATTTTCAGGTGGAGCAAGGCGCGCTGAGTCGTGATGGTGCGGGAGTGGCCGGCAGTTTAGTGCTGCGCGATCGCTCGGTACAAAATCAATCGGCGGCTGCGGAGCGGCAAGCGCGGGCTGAGCCGCGAATCTCAACGGCACAATAG
- the gspH gene encoding type II secretion system minor pseudopilin GspH yields MPARGFTLLELMLVVFLLGLTAGGVLMTLPPSVSAQPEKEAAEQLLRQIQQVQDDALMSGQLYGLYLTPDGYQFLRRQADRWQPLREPAVLAGRQALPAGVQLQWQLGSDRWQQMQQQEMALYQNRLSLHQMQVLQEDADKALQPQVWLDSSADVVPLQLVLQGASRTARWLLVRDDSGQWRLQAGREGT; encoded by the coding sequence ATGCCGGCGCGCGGTTTTACCCTGCTGGAGCTGATGCTGGTGGTGTTTTTACTCGGCTTGACCGCCGGTGGCGTGTTGATGACCTTACCGCCATCAGTATCGGCACAGCCGGAGAAAGAAGCCGCCGAGCAGCTATTGCGCCAAATCCAGCAGGTGCAAGATGACGCGCTGATGAGTGGCCAGCTATATGGCTTATACCTTACCCCCGACGGTTATCAGTTTTTACGCCGACAGGCCGACCGCTGGCAACCACTTAGGGAACCGGCGGTATTAGCTGGTCGACAAGCCTTGCCTGCTGGGGTGCAACTGCAGTGGCAGTTGGGGAGCGATCGTTGGCAACAGATGCAGCAACAAGAGATGGCGCTGTACCAAAACCGCCTCAGTTTGCATCAGATGCAGGTGTTGCAAGAGGACGCCGATAAAGCCTTGCAGCCACAAGTGTGGCTCGACAGTAGCGCCGATGTGGTGCCGTTACAGCTGGTGTTGCAAGGCGCGTCGCGTACTGCGCGTTGGTTGCTGGTGCGCGATGACAGCGGCCAGTGGCGACTGCAAGCGGGCCGTGAGGGGACGTGA
- the gspI gene encoding type II secretion system minor pseudopilin GspI: MQAKSHSGISHARHNHPAQSKPQHGFTLLEVLVALAVFAGAALAVMQAGSSSLRNLAILQDKMLAGWVAENQLALLSLLPPAERQRSQRGETQMANRTWYWRSKSVPTSGSSLTAIEIQVSRQPQGSAEAVLRRYFARPRTESAL, from the coding sequence ATGCAAGCCAAGAGTCATTCGGGTATCTCTCATGCTAGGCACAATCATCCAGCTCAATCCAAACCCCAGCATGGGTTTACTTTACTGGAGGTGCTGGTGGCGCTGGCCGTATTTGCTGGCGCAGCGCTGGCGGTGATGCAAGCGGGCAGCAGCAGTTTACGCAATCTGGCTATCTTGCAAGACAAAATGCTGGCCGGTTGGGTCGCGGAAAACCAGTTGGCACTCTTGTCATTACTCCCGCCCGCCGAGCGTCAGCGTAGTCAGCGCGGCGAAACGCAAATGGCGAATCGCACTTGGTATTGGCGTAGTAAGTCGGTGCCGACCAGTGGCTCGTCACTGACGGCGATTGAGATTCAGGTGAGTCGTCAGCCCCAAGGCAGTGCCGAGGCGGTGTTACGCCGCTATTTTGCCCGTCCGCGCACGGAGTCGGCGCTATGA
- the gspM gene encoding type II secretion system protein GspM → MKGWRSRWSQAQQRWQQYSAREQRLLMLAAVSLLVGGLYWGIWQPLQQAISRQETRLQQHQQLLRQLQVSEAAIRQWQQQQAAPQTLVAGGSLTEQVSRSAANYSISVTRMQAQDRQVQLWVADLPFNQLLSWLLRLRLQYGIEVAALDLSLAGQGGVVRVDRLQLALP, encoded by the coding sequence ATGAAGGGATGGCGTAGCCGGTGGTCACAAGCTCAGCAGCGCTGGCAGCAATATTCTGCCCGTGAGCAACGTTTGCTGATGTTGGCGGCGGTGTCGCTGCTGGTTGGTGGATTGTACTGGGGGATTTGGCAGCCGTTGCAGCAGGCGATTAGTCGGCAAGAGACCCGTTTGCAGCAGCATCAGCAGCTGTTACGGCAATTGCAGGTCTCCGAAGCGGCGATCCGGCAGTGGCAACAGCAGCAAGCTGCGCCACAAACGCTCGTTGCAGGCGGCAGTTTGACCGAGCAGGTCAGTCGCAGCGCCGCCAACTATTCGATTAGCGTGACGCGTATGCAGGCGCAAGATCGGCAAGTGCAACTGTGGGTGGCCGACTTGCCGTTTAACCAACTCTTGAGCTGGCTGCTGCGCTTACGTTTGCAATACGGCATTGAGGTGGCGGCGCTGGATTTGTCGTTGGCGGGACAAGGCGGCG
- the gspG gene encoding type II secretion system major pseudopilin GspG, whose protein sequence is MQRVRGGQSLARGFTLLEVMVVIVILGILASLVVPNLLGNKEKADQQKVVTDLVALENSLDMYKLDNSVYPSTEQGLQALVSKPAGTPEPRNYRNGGYIKRLPQDPWGNEYQYLSPGEQGEIDIYSLGADGQEGGEGTAADIGNWNLGEYQK, encoded by the coding sequence ATGCAACGAGTACGCGGTGGTCAGTCGCTAGCACGTGGTTTTACCTTGCTGGAAGTGATGGTGGTGATCGTGATCTTAGGGATCTTGGCCAGCTTAGTGGTGCCCAATTTACTCGGCAATAAAGAAAAAGCCGACCAACAAAAAGTGGTCACTGATTTGGTGGCGCTGGAAAACAGTCTGGATATGTACAAGTTGGATAACAGCGTGTACCCGAGCACCGAACAAGGACTGCAGGCGTTGGTCAGTAAACCCGCCGGGACTCCAGAGCCACGCAATTATCGCAATGGCGGTTATATCAAACGCTTGCCACAAGATCCGTGGGGCAATGAGTACCAGTATTTGAGCCCCGGCGAGCAAGGCGAAATTGATATTTACTCGTTAGGCGCCGATGGTCAGGAAGGCGGTGAAGGAACCGCTGCCGATATCGGTAACTGGAATCTGGGTGAGTATCAAAAGTAA
- the gspK gene encoding type II secretion system minor pseudopilin GspK — MSVTTPLLRRGSPTTGMALILVLLMLAVLSVLATGFTLRLQQQIRYSDSRQQATQAYWYALSAEEQASAELQAALADDPRANLSQSWAVGERVYPVSGGEIRIAIRDQQACFNLNALAGIKAQSSTQERPRIAQQLLVLLSALNTAEQPIDGYQAELVVDSLWEYVDSDSQLTSRYGAEDSEYLARAIPSLTPNSLLADDSELRTVQGVDALLYRRLQPWICALPQTRWQLNVNTVMPEQAPLLQALLTPYLSAEQAQALLARRPVDGWRDAASFWAEPELAALDDTARGKLAPQLALTSRYFLLDGQVTVGRIALRVRSLLQQDPASGQFYVQRHKFGEMQ, encoded by the coding sequence ATGAGTGTGACAACGCCGCTCTTGCGCCGAGGATCGCCGACTACCGGCATGGCGCTGATTTTAGTGTTGCTGATGCTGGCGGTGCTGAGCGTATTGGCCACCGGCTTTACCTTGCGCTTGCAGCAGCAGATCCGCTATAGCGACAGTCGGCAACAGGCTACCCAAGCCTACTGGTACGCCTTGAGCGCCGAAGAGCAGGCCAGCGCGGAGTTGCAAGCGGCGCTGGCCGATGATCCTCGGGCTAATTTGAGTCAAAGTTGGGCGGTGGGTGAGCGGGTGTATCCGGTTAGCGGTGGCGAGATCCGCATCGCCATTCGCGACCAGCAAGCCTGTTTTAATCTCAATGCGCTGGCCGGTATCAAAGCGCAAAGTAGCACTCAGGAGCGTCCTCGTATTGCTCAACAATTGTTAGTGCTTCTAAGCGCCCTTAATACCGCTGAGCAGCCCATTGATGGTTATCAGGCTGAACTGGTGGTCGACAGCCTCTGGGAATATGTGGATAGCGACAGCCAGCTAACCAGCCGTTATGGCGCCGAAGACAGTGAATATTTAGCGCGCGCGATCCCGTCACTGACGCCCAATAGTCTACTGGCGGATGACAGTGAGCTGCGCACGGTGCAAGGCGTCGATGCGCTGTTGTACCGGCGTTTGCAGCCGTGGATCTGCGCGTTGCCACAAACGCGCTGGCAACTGAATGTGAATACCGTCATGCCCGAGCAAGCGCCGCTGCTGCAGGCGTTACTGACACCGTATTTGAGCGCCGAGCAGGCGCAAGCGCTGCTGGCCCGTCGACCGGTGGATGGCTGGCGTGATGCTGCCTCTTTTTGGGCCGAGCCGGAGTTGGCGGCGCTGGATGATACGGCGCGGGGTAAATTGGCGCCACAGCTCGCGCTGACCAGTCGTTATTTTCTGTTAGACGGGCAAGTCACCGTGGGGCGGATCGCGCTGCGGGTCCGTAGCCTGCTGCAGCAAGATCCGGCGTCCGGACAATTTTATGTTCAACGCCATAAGTTCGGAGAGATGCAATGA